ATTGGTACGTGATGATAACAATTTCCATAACTCCCTTCAAAAGCAACTTCTGACTTATATAAATAACGTAAAGATCTAATCATATGTTGCTTGTATAATTTTGTAAAGGGATTACAGGAAGAATTTATATTTTTTTGCATAAAAAAAGAGACCGTTTCCGGTCTCTTCTTTCTTTACATTACATCATTATGATTATGTGAATTAATTAAAATTCGAACTGCACGTCACTCAGACGGCGTTTAATTTCAGCGATAACACGTTTCTCTTCTTCTTCCCCTTTAGCTTCAAAGGTAACGGAGAAACGAACAAAGTTACCTGCATCATCCCAAGGCACCGAAGAGATCAGTTTCTCACGGATCAGGAACTGGGAGAAGTCTTCGCCTGATTCAAAGCGGCGACCTCCGACAATACCTTTTGGAGCTTCAACATAAAGGAAGAAGGAACCTTTAGGTTTCTCAGCCTGGAAGCCCAGCTCGTTCAGTGCAGCTACCAGCAGGTCGTGACGACGGGAATATTTCTCGGCGATTTTTTCCGTGATTTCCGGGTGGTTCAATCCATAAGCAGCAGCCTTTTGGATCGCGATGAACTGACCAGAGTCATTGTTGTCTTTCACGTCGCTGAATGCTTTGACAACAAGCGGGTTACCTGCAACAAAACCAATTCTCCAACCTGTCATGTTGTAGGACTTGGACAGGGAGTGTAATTCCACGCCCACATCCTTCGCACCAGGTACAGACAGGAAGCTGAACGGTTTTTTGCCGTCATAAGTCAATGCTGCGTATGGAGCATCATGTACAACGACTACGCTGTATTTCTTCGCCCATTCAACCACTTCCGTAAAGAACTCCACGGTAGCACTCGCGCCCGTTGGGTTATTCGGATAGTTCAGATAGAGCAACTTTGCACGTTTCGCGATATCTTCCGGAATAGCCGACAGATCTGGCAGGAAGTTGTTCTCCTTGGTCAATTGAATGTTGAACACTTCACCACCCAGGTATTTGGTGTGTGTACCCATAACCGGATACCCTGGCACCGTCATAATCGTTACATCACCTGGATTGATGAAGCAAGAAGGCATCATCGCCAAAGCTGGCTTGGAACCGATGGAATGCACGATTTCAGTTGATGCATCGATACCTTCAACATTAAATACATTTTTCAGGTAAGCAGCTGCCGCTTCCTTGAATTCAGGAATACCGTTATCCGCGTATCCACGGTTTTCAGGTTTGGAGGCTTGCTCCGCCAATGCAGCTACGATGCCTGCATCTGCCATCTCGTCTGGTTCACCTACGCCGAGGTCAATCAATTCTACATTGGGAAAATCCTTTTTAGCCGA
This window of the Paenibacillus marchantiae genome carries:
- a CDS encoding LL-diaminopimelate aminotransferase, producing MSIDKYQETYIQTNFADRIGGSNYGKDTNIYKFEKIKRAKASAKKDFPNVELIDLGVGEPDEMADAGIVAALAEQASKPENRGYADNGIPEFKEAAAAYLKNVFNVEGIDASTEIVHSIGSKPALAMMPSCFINPGDVTIMTVPGYPVMGTHTKYLGGEVFNIQLTKENNFLPDLSAIPEDIAKRAKLLYLNYPNNPTGASATVEFFTEVVEWAKKYSVVVVHDAPYAALTYDGKKPFSFLSVPGAKDVGVELHSLSKSYNMTGWRIGFVAGNPLVVKAFSDVKDNNDSGQFIAIQKAAAYGLNHPEITEKIAEKYSRRHDLLVAALNELGFQAEKPKGSFFLYVEAPKGIVGGRRFESGEDFSQFLIREKLISSVPWDDAGNFVRFSVTFEAKGEEEEKRVIAEIKRRLSDVQFEF